The following are encoded together in the Anoplopoma fimbria isolate UVic2021 breed Golden Eagle Sablefish chromosome 9, Afim_UVic_2022, whole genome shotgun sequence genome:
- the cdkn2a/b gene encoding cyclin-dependent kinase 4 inhibitor B, with protein MHGSLIRPRRPADWTDRRDRDEPSHVNTEPQPLDTRSLSRGFFFFFGADLVPQIFFHQTKLSKRQSDRFTVVLAADFLDMTLEDKLTTAAATGNTAEVKDLLREGAQVNGENRLGRTALQVVMMGSTPVARLLLSHGADPNVPDRSTGSTPLHDAARTGFLDTVQLLVQFKADLQARDKRNCEPIDVAREHGHAEVVEYLQSLVNGQ; from the exons ATGCACGGTTCACTCATCCGACCCAGACGACCAGCGGACTGGACGGACCGACGGGACCGGGACGAGCCGTCACACGTCAACACCGAGCCGCAACCACTCGACACGCGTTCTCTGTCgcggggttttttttttttttttggagccgATCTTGTtcctcaaatattttttcatcagaCTAAGCTGTCAAAACGACAAAGTGACAGATTCACGGTGGTTCTCGCTGCAGATTTTCTGGACATGACTCTGGAGGATAAGCTGACAACAGCCGCAGCCACGGGGAACACGGCGGAGGTGAAGGATCTCCTGCGGGAAGGAGCTCAAGTTAACGGGGAGAACCGCTTAGGACGGACGGCTCTACAG GTGGTGATGATGGGGAGCACGCCGGTGGCTCGGCTGCTACTGAGCCACGGAGCGGATCCCAACGTGCCGGACAGGAGCACCGGGAGCACACCGCTGCACGACGCGGCCAGGACCGGCTTTCTGGACACCGTGCAGCTGCTGGTGCAATTTAAGGCTGACCTGCAGGCCAGAGACAAAAGAAACTGTGAGCCCATCGATGTGGCCAGAGAGCACGGCCACGCAGAGGTGGTCGAGTATCTGCAGTCTTTGGTAAACGGACAGTGA